Proteins from one Acropora muricata isolate sample 2 chromosome 9, ASM3666990v1, whole genome shotgun sequence genomic window:
- the LOC136928095 gene encoding uncharacterized protein, with amino-acid sequence MATGSEYTEEQLNFFKVCFITTEELTDGLRTIFKQEWDNRYATTLGEWKDEPQNGQELKNSESPRNQARNQELLATMINGNRAEWDCTMLFYAILYSDCIGRGLNAVVRSNVDDLRKFRNEVFAHAPQGQISQPKFQSAIAKVQGAFRALGLSTVKIQEIRNQANFPTSHLKKVLKEVDRLKQQVKVLEGQLHSETKPFCILPPKPSHDIAARNDEVAKVTQALKQLKETNESRLSYLYISGNPGSGKSQLAGLVAEQIFKESADAFVMTLNAANLDRLLDSYVSFARHLKCPEYAVANTLNDKDLKTEEKIAYIKSLAGTKVELYASWLLLVDNVVSIPEMHAHLPDKGNSHWSKGQLLITSQDTTSIPPDNSFIKQMSVSKGMALSDATSLLATISGIADDETAKKVAHALDYQPLALASAATFVKQLCDSKPSSNVGWRDFLKKLDEGQLKNTETFLSNTNATYPYSMTTAIALALEKSMSSDKVLKHSFNVISVFAPHPLNLDIVTNYIQKAEENSDKNTEGEFNDKDVIGLRISKSSLLLLEEDSGEIYVRIHQVVRDLIHRLIKQHWESQRFEVVHVSILSLNQFIVDRKTDDYTANGFRLLVPHLRFLSKQVEDIFKENDLSEATKNKIFNLKDNSSYFIVFGQICCVHFDLQAAKRFASLALTLIPHDSMLQHPYAAGAHSLMGLVLFQMGTFEEGKRHFERSLALQLQLLGSEHPDVASSYNNLAAVLRGQGDLKQAKEYHERALAIRQQTLGPQHPYVASSYINLATVLRGQGDLKQAKEYIERALAIMQQTLGPQHPDVASSYSILATVLSDKGDLKEAKEYHEHALAIRQQTLGPQHPDVASSYNNLATVLLNQGDLKNAREYHERSLAIKQETLGPQHPAVAASYNNLALVLSEQGYPKEAKEYHERALAIRENTLGPQHPDVAASYNNLANVLRDQGDMKEAKRYFKLALAIKQETLGPQHPDVASSYNNLGIVLRDQGDLKQAKEYHERALAIVQQTLGPQHPDVTRSYSNLANVLVRQGDFKQAKEYYERALALNQQYLGPQHPDVAKSYNNLANVLRDQGDLKQAKEYYERALAIRQQTLGPQHPAIAASYNNLGTVLRNLGDLKEAKEYYERAIAITQQTLGSQHPNVAGYYNNLANVLCDHGDLKEAKEYYERALAIRQQILGPQHPDVATSYNNLANVLFGQADLKQAKEYYERALAIRRQTLGPQHPDVATSYNNLANVLFGQGELKQAKEYYERALAIRQHTLRPQHPDVASSYNS; translated from the coding sequence ATGGCCACGGGATCAGAATATACAGAGGAGCAACTCAACTTCTTCAAGGTTTGTTTCATTACCACTGAAGAGTTAACGGACGGTCTGAGAACAATCTTCAAACAGGAATGGGACAACCGTTACGCAACTACACTCGGAGAATGGAAAGATGAGCCCCAAAACGGACAAGAGTTGAAGAACAGCGAGTCCCCACGAAACCAAGCAAGAAATCAAGAACTATTAGCAACCATGATCAATGGAAATAGAGCGGAATGGGATTGCACAATGCTGTTTTACGCTATCCTGTATTCCGATTGTATTGGGCGTGGTCTGAATGCGGTAGTTCGGTCAAACGTAGATGACCTGAGAAAATTCCGTAACGAAGTCTTTGCTCATGCGCCTCAAGGCCAGATATCCCAGCCAAAGTTTCAAAGTGCAATCGCCAAAGTCCAGGGTGCGTTTCGAGCTCTTGGCCTGTCCACTGTAAAGATCCAGGAAATCAGAAATCAAGCAAATTTTCCCACCAGCCATTTGAAAAAGGTCttaaaagaagttgacaggctcAAGCAGCAAGTGAAAGTTCTTGAAGGTCAATTGCATAGTGAGACCAAGCCGTTTTGCATTCTTCCGCCCAAGCCTTCGCATGATATTGCTGCACGAAATGATGAGGTGGCTAAGGTAACTCAAGCGTTAAAACAACTAAAGGAGACCAACGAGAGCCGACTAAGCTACCTTTACATCTCAGGAAATCCTGGAAGTGGCAAATCTCAGTTGGCTGGCCTGGTAGCAGAGCAAATTTTCAAGGAAAGCGCGGATGCATTTGTGATGACTTTGAATGCTGCAAACCTTGACAGGCTTCTAGATTCATATGTCTCTTTTGCTCGACATCTCAAGTGTCCAGAGTATGCAGTTGCTAATACTCTGAATGACAAAGACCTGAAGACAGAAGAGAAGATCGCTTACATAAAGTCTTTAGCTGGTACCAAAGTGGAGCTTTACGCGTCGTGGCTGTTGTTAGTTGACAATGTCGTCAGCATACCTGAGATGCATGCTCATTTGCCAGACAAGGGAAACAGCCACTGGAGTAAAGGTCAATTGCTGATCACATCTCAGGACACCACTTCTATCCCTCCAGATAACAGTTTCATTAAACAAATGTCTGTAAGCAAAGGCATGGCGCTATCTGACGCCACCTCCTTATTGGCCACTATCTCTGGTATCGCTGACGATGAGACAGCGAAAAAGGTTGCACATGCATTAGATTATCAACCTCTTGCCTTAGCAAGCGCCGCTACGTTTGTGAAACAACTTTGCGACAGTAAACCATCATCGAACGTGGGCTGGAGAGACTTTCTCAAGAAACTTGACGAAGGCCAGCTTAAAAACACTGAAACCTTTCTTTCAAACACAAATGCAACTTATCCATATTCTATGACCACTGCGATTGCATTAGCCTTGGAAAAGTCGATGTCATCCGACAAAGTTCTAAAACATTCATTCAATGTTATTTCTGTTTTTGCGCCACATCCATTAAACCTTGACATTGTAACCAACTACATTCAGAAAGCCGAGGAGAATAGCGATAAGAACACAGAAGGCGAATTTAACGACAAAGATGTGATTGGTTTGAGGATTAGCAAGAGCTCGCTCCTGTTACTTGAAGAAGACAGCGGCGAAATCTACGTTCGCATACATCAAGTTGTAAGAGATCTCATCCATCGTCTTATTAAGCAGCATTGGGAGAGTCAACGTTTTGAAGTAGTTCATGTGTCCATTTTGTCTTTGAATCAATTCATAGTAGACAGGAAAACTGACGACTATACTGCTAATGGATTTAGGTTACTAGTTCCTCATTTGAGATTCCTTTCAAAGCAAGTTGAAGatattttcaaggaaaatgacTTATCTGAAGCCACCAAAAATAAGATTTTTAACTTGAAAGATAATTCAAGTTATTTTATAGTCTTTGGTCAGATTTGTTGTGTACATTTCGACCTGCAAGCAGCAAAACGCTTTGCTAGTTTAGCTCTAACGTTAATTCCCCACGATAGTATGCTTCAGCACCCGTATGCAGCAGGCGCCCATTCTCTCATGGGTCTAGTACTTTTCCAGATGGGAACGTTTGAGGagggaaaacgtcacttcgaaCGCTCTCTCGCTCTTCAGCTTCAACTATTAGGGTCtgaacatcctgatgtcgcaagttcttataacaacttagctgctGTACTTCgtggtcaaggtgacctgaagcaagcaaaggagtatcatgagcgtgctcttgccattaggcaacaaactttggggcctcaacatccttatgtcgcaagttcttatatcaacttagctactgtacttcgtggtcaaggtgacctgaagcaagcaaaggagtatattgagcgtgctcttgctattatgcaaCAAACGTTGGGGCcccaacatcctgatgtcgcaagttcttatagcatcttagctactgtacttagtgACAAAGGTGACTTGAaggaagcaaaggagtatcatgagcatGCTCTTGccattaggcaacaaactttggggcctcaacatcctgatgtcgcaagttcttataacaacttagctactgtacttctTAATCAAGGTGACCTAAAGAATGCAagggagtatcatgagcgttcTCTTGCTATTAAGCAagaaactttggggcctcaacatcctgctGTTGCagcttcttataacaacttagctctTGTACTTAGTGAACAAGGTTACCCGAaggaagcaaaggagtatcatgagcgtgctcttgccaTTAGGGAAAacactttggggcctcaacatcccgATGTCGCAGCTTcctataacaacttagctaatgtacttcgtgatcaaggtgacatGAAGGAAGCGAAGAGGTACTTTAAGCTTGCTCTTGCCATTAAGCAagaaactttggggcctcaacatcctgatgtcgcaagttcctATAACAACTTAGGTattgtacttcgtgatcaaggtgacctgaagcaagcaaaggagtatcatgagcgtgctcttgctattgtgcaacaaactttggggcctcaacatcctgatgtcacACGTTCTTATagcaacttagctaatgtacttgtTCGTCAAGGTGACttcaagcaagcaaaggagtattatgagcgtgctctgGCCCTTAATCAACAAtatttggggcctcaacatcctgatgtcgcaaaatcttataacaacttagctaatgtacttcgtgatcaaggtgacctgaagcaagcaaaagagtattatgagcgtgctctagccattaggcaacaaactttggggcctcaacatcctgctATTGCagcttcttataacaacttaggcACTGTACTTCGTAATCTAGGTGACCTGAAGGAAGCAAAagagtattatgagcgtgctaTTGCCATTacgcaacaaactttggggtcTCAACATCCCAATGTCGCAGGTtattataacaacttagctaacgTACTTTGTGATCATGGTGACCTGAaggaagcaaaggagtattatgagcgtgctctcgctattaggcaacaaattttggggcctcaacatcctgatgtcgcaacatcttataacaacttagctaatgtacttttTGGTCAAgctgacctgaagcaagcaaaggagtattatgagcgtgctcttgctattaggcgacaaactttggggcctcaacatcctgatgtcgcaacatcttataacaacttagctaatgtacttttTGGTCAAGGTGAgttgaagcaagcaaaggagtattatgagcgtgctcttgctattaggcaacacaCTTTgaggcctcaacatcctgatgtcgcaagttcttataacagcTGA